Proteins co-encoded in one Pseudostreptobacillus hongkongensis genomic window:
- the plsY gene encoding glycerol-3-phosphate 1-O-acyltransferase PlsY has protein sequence MIVKFIILFIVAYLVGSIPNALWIGKVFKELDVRNYGSGNVGATNASRVLGWKLGVLVLLLDVLKGAVFVYIAKLINLDDIYLVLVSLAPILGHSYSIYLKFKGGKAVATSLGVFTVLVPKVILVLLVIFLITVFLTQYVSVASITVALLLPIFTFILYNNTIYTIFSLIIGLLVVYKHKSNIINLVNGKEDKYFDKTKKIK, from the coding sequence ATGATTGTAAAATTTATAATTCTATTTATTGTAGCATATTTAGTAGGTTCTATACCTAATGCTTTATGGATAGGGAAAGTATTTAAAGAATTGGATGTTAGAAACTATGGAAGTGGAAATGTTGGAGCAACAAATGCTTCAAGAGTTTTAGGGTGGAAATTAGGAGTTTTAGTATTATTGTTAGATGTATTAAAAGGAGCTGTATTTGTATATATAGCTAAATTAATTAATTTAGATGATATATATCTAGTTTTAGTTTCTTTAGCACCTATACTTGGTCATAGCTATAGTATATATTTAAAATTTAAAGGTGGAAAGGCAGTAGCTACTTCACTTGGTGTATTTACAGTACTTGTACCAAAAGTTATACTTGTATTATTAGTTATATTCCTTATAACAGTATTTTTAACACAATATGTATCAGTTGCATCTATAACAGTAGCTTTACTTCTTCCAATTTTTACTTTTATATTGTATAATAATACTATATATACTATTTTTTCTCTTATCATAGGATTATTAGTAGTATATAAACATAAATCTAATATTATTAATTTAGTAAATGGTAAAGAAGATAAATATTTTGATAAAACAAAAAAAATAAAATAG
- the rlmD gene encoding 23S rRNA (uracil(1939)-C(5))-methyltransferase RlmD: MKKNEIFDIKIEKTIFGGEGLGYYNDKVIFVPMAVPGDLLRVELISEKKTYGRALIKEVLEASKDRVSKDLISFEDYSGCDFAMIKYPAQIKYKKEILKEVMSKIAKINIENIDFESAPIELNYRNKVAEPFVKINGEIKTGFYKKKSHEIFTTDVINLRSKVATDIISKLLEKLNKFKGTKREFKVYNEISNSGFLKNCVVRNNENNEVMLVIVVTRTSNIKNLEKVLKELYDENENLKSIYISIKDKVDNVIFGEKNIKICGEDYITENLMGINFRIYPDSFFQINKQQTVKLYNDALNLLGDYKDKTLIDAFSGTGTIAMIMSKKAKDVIGIEMTSSSVKAAKQTRNENKIENVEFLCGKVEDKIGEILNKKTIDYILFDPPRKGIEKQVLLNVSEKNIKRLVYISCNPSTLARDIDIMIKEGYSVKYIKGYDMFPQTHHIETLVLLERE, translated from the coding sequence ATGAAAAAAAATGAAATTTTTGATATAAAAATAGAAAAAACTATATTTGGTGGTGAAGGGTTAGGATATTATAATGATAAAGTAATATTTGTACCTATGGCAGTACCAGGAGATTTACTTAGGGTTGAATTAATATCAGAGAAAAAAACTTATGGTAGAGCTTTAATAAAAGAAGTTCTAGAAGCTTCAAAAGATAGAGTTTCAAAAGATTTAATTAGTTTTGAAGATTATTCAGGTTGTGATTTTGCTATGATAAAATATCCAGCTCAAATAAAGTATAAAAAAGAAATATTAAAAGAAGTAATGAGTAAAATAGCAAAAATTAATATAGAAAATATTGATTTTGAATCAGCTCCTATAGAGTTAAATTATAGGAATAAAGTTGCAGAACCTTTTGTTAAGATAAATGGTGAAATAAAAACAGGATTTTATAAGAAAAAATCTCATGAAATATTTACAACTGATGTAATAAATTTAAGATCTAAGGTTGCAACTGATATAATTAGTAAATTATTAGAAAAGCTTAATAAATTTAAAGGAACTAAAAGAGAATTTAAGGTATATAATGAAATATCTAATTCAGGGTTTTTAAAAAATTGCGTAGTTAGAAATAATGAAAATAATGAAGTTATGTTAGTAATAGTTGTTACAAGAACTTCTAATATTAAAAATTTAGAAAAAGTTTTAAAAGAACTTTATGATGAAAATGAAAACTTAAAATCAATTTATATATCAATTAAAGATAAGGTTGATAACGTTATTTTTGGTGAAAAAAACATAAAAATATGTGGTGAGGACTATATTACTGAAAATTTAATGGGTATAAATTTTAGAATATATCCTGATTCTTTTTTTCAAATTAATAAACAGCAAACAGTTAAACTATATAATGATGCTTTAAACTTATTAGGTGATTATAAAGATAAAACATTAATTGATGCTTTTAGTGGTACAGGAACTATAGCTATGATAATGTCTAAAAAGGCTAAGGATGTTATAGGTATAGAAATGACTTCATCATCTGTTAAAGCTGCAAAACAAACAAGGAATGAAAATAAAATAGAAAATGTAGAATTTTTATGTGGTAAAGTTGAAGATAAAATTGGAGAAATTTTAAATAAAAAAACTATTGACTATATTTTATTTGATCCACCTCGTAAAGGGATTGAAAAACAAGTATTGTTAAATGTAAGTGAAAAAAACATAAAAAGACTTGTATATATTTCTTGTAATCCATCAACTTTAGCAAGAGATATTGATATTATGATTAAAGAAGGGTATAGTGTTAAATATATTAAAGGATATGATATGTTTCCACAAACACATCATATAGAAACATTGGTACTTTTAGAAAGGGAATAA
- a CDS encoding M20 metallopeptidase family protein: MENQFITEEVEKIYDEVVNYRRYLHENPELSEKEYNTSKYIENYLNDLGVSYKKVADTGIYAYIKNGEGKNLAFRADMDALPIIEESGVDFSSKNTGVMHACGHDVHTSVQMGLVKLLVNNKDKWKGNVKFFFQPAEETVGGAKRMLEDGVNDDFKADALFGFHVAPEIECGKIGIKYGKLHASSATFTLTIKGKSSHAALAYLGIDAIVIGAKVVEYLQTIISRRVDARECALITVGTFNAGSAVNIVADKAILSGTIRTLDKNLRSYIINEIKEKLPLFVESLGASIDVDIKESYIPVINNDDKTKFLENNILDLFGKEGLEVITHSRMDAEDVGYFLEEIPGSYYRLGIKNEEINAIYDLHHPKFKVDERAIKYGLMMQFKNALEFLK; this comes from the coding sequence ATGGAAAATCAATTTATTACTGAAGAAGTTGAAAAAATATATGATGAAGTAGTTAATTATAGAAGATATTTACATGAAAATCCAGAACTTAGTGAAAAAGAATACAATACATCTAAATATATAGAAAATTACCTTAATGATTTAGGTGTGAGTTATAAAAAAGTTGCAGATACAGGTATATATGCATATATAAAAAATGGTGAAGGTAAAAATTTGGCATTTCGTGCTGATATGGATGCCTTACCTATAATTGAAGAAAGTGGAGTTGATTTTTCATCTAAAAATACTGGAGTAATGCATGCTTGTGGTCATGATGTACATACTAGTGTACAAATGGGACTTGTTAAACTATTAGTTAATAATAAAGATAAATGGAAAGGAAATGTTAAATTTTTCTTTCAACCTGCAGAAGAAACGGTAGGTGGAGCAAAAAGAATGCTTGAAGATGGTGTAAATGACGATTTTAAGGCAGATGCTTTATTTGGATTTCATGTAGCTCCTGAGATAGAATGTGGGAAAATAGGTATTAAATATGGTAAATTACATGCAAGTTCTGCTACATTTACTTTAACTATTAAGGGTAAATCAAGCCATGCAGCATTAGCATATCTTGGTATTGATGCAATAGTTATAGGAGCTAAGGTAGTTGAGTATTTACAAACTATTATTAGCCGTAGGGTAGATGCTAGAGAATGTGCATTAATAACAGTAGGAACGTTTAATGCTGGTAGTGCTGTTAATATAGTTGCTGATAAAGCTATTCTTTCTGGAACTATAAGAACATTAGATAAAAATTTAAGATCATATATAATAAATGAAATTAAAGAAAAATTACCATTATTTGTAGAAAGTTTAGGAGCTAGCATAGATGTGGATATAAAGGAAAGCTATATTCCAGTTATAAATAATGATGATAAGACTAAGTTTTTAGAAAATAATATTTTAGATTTATTTGGTAAAGAAGGACTTGAAGTAATAACTCATTCAAGAATGGATGCAGAAGATGTAGGGTATTTTTTAGAAGAAATACCAGGTTCATATTATAGATTAGGTATAAAAAATGAAGAAATAAATGCTATTTATGATTTACATCATCCTAAATTTAAGGTTGATGAAAGAGCAATAAAATATGGTCTAATGATGCAGTTTAAAAATGCTTTGGAGTTTTTGAAATGA
- the rsmH gene encoding 16S rRNA (cytosine(1402)-N(4))-methyltransferase RsmH has product MDYHLPVLYEEVLENIIEDKDLIYMDCTLGGGGHSYGILERSTTNSKLIAIDQDDNAIEYASKRLEKYKGKFMIFKNNFENLDVVSYLAGYDKVDRILMDIGVSSKQFDDDSRGFSYRKEARLDMRMDTTKELTAHDVVNKFSEKEIADILYRYGEEPKSRKIARYIVEYRKNKSIDTTIELADIVIKAIGKSMKKHPAKRTFQALRIYVNRELEVLDKAIDKAIELLNPNGRLLIITFHSLEDRMVKEKFRNFENPCECPRDIPVCVCGKKSLGKVLTRKPIISTEDELKENNRAHSAKLRIFIKGE; this is encoded by the coding sequence ATGGATTATCATTTACCTGTCCTATATGAGGAAGTATTAGAAAATATTATAGAAGATAAAGATTTGATATATATGGACTGTACTTTAGGTGGTGGAGGTCATAGTTATGGAATACTTGAAAGATCAACTACAAATTCAAAATTAATAGCTATAGATCAAGATGATAATGCCATAGAATATGCATCAAAGAGACTTGAGAAATACAAAGGTAAATTTATGATATTTAAAAATAATTTTGAAAATTTAGATGTAGTAAGTTACCTTGCTGGATATGATAAAGTTGATAGAATATTGATGGATATTGGAGTTTCTTCTAAACAATTTGATGATGATAGTAGAGGTTTTTCTTATAGAAAAGAAGCAAGACTTGATATGAGAATGGATACTACTAAAGAATTGACAGCACATGATGTTGTAAATAAGTTTTCTGAAAAAGAAATAGCAGATATACTGTATAGATATGGTGAAGAGCCTAAATCAAGAAAAATTGCAAGATATATAGTTGAATATAGAAAAAATAAATCTATAGATACAACAATAGAACTTGCAGATATAGTTATTAAAGCAATAGGTAAAAGTATGAAAAAGCATCCGGCTAAAAGAACATTCCAAGCATTAAGAATTTATGTTAACAGAGAATTGGAAGTTTTAGATAAAGCTATAGATAAGGCAATAGAGCTTTTAAATCCTAATGGAAGATTGCTTATAATAACATTTCATTCATTAGAAGATAGAATGGTTAAGGAAAAATTTAGAAATTTTGAAAATCCTTGTGAGTGTCCAAGAGATATTCCTGTATGTGTATGTGGGAAGAAAAGTTTAGGAAAAGTTCTTACAAGAAAACCTATAATTTCTACAGAAGATGAGTTAAAAGAAAATAATAGAGCTCATTCAGCAAAATTAAGAATATTTATTAAGGGAGAATAG